The following DNA comes from Candidatus Omnitrophota bacterium.
AGTTGGAAGAAAAGGGGATCAGGAATATTGAAGACATTTAGTTTGAAAGAAAATGCTTAATTTTTACGTCATTATAAGTAGGGACGGAAAAAATGGATAATATCAATACTTTGATAAAAAAACATCTGGCCGATAAAGCAGTTGGTTCGGGCCTTAAGCGGTCAAAAAAGTGCCCGTCTGAAGCCGATCTAACTGCCTATCTCCATGGGACTATCTCTGAGCAAAAAAGCGAAAAGATATCTCAGCACATCAGCCAATGCCTATTTTGTTTAGAAGCAATAGAGCAAACCAGCAGGCAGGATATGTCTATAAGAGAGCCCGGCCCGCCAAGACAGGTTATTGAGCGAGCCAAGGCAATAGCTAAAACGCAGGGCTCCGGAGGTTTTTATCGGCTAAAGAAACACCTCTGGCTTATCGGGGCGGTGATTGCTTTTGGCCTGTCTTTTATCCTTTCAAAATATTTTTTTCAATTTCTCATCCTAACGCTTATTTTAGGGATAAAATGGGCGCTGGATACCGCAAACACCAGGACTTTAATTATGGTCAACGACGCCTGGCATAAACACCGTAACAAGGACGATCAAGAAAAACCTGCCAAGAAACCTTCTTTATAACACCATTTCCATAAAAAATTAAAATCTTTTGAAAGAAAACCGGGGTTTTCTGCGTCATCATAAGTAGAAGGAGGTGATATTTATGTTGACCGGAAATGGCAGTTTTAAGGTAGCGCGGTTAAATCGCCTGGAAAGAGACGATTCACTGAAGGCCATGGTGGATGTTGTTATCAATGACAACATTATGATCAAGGGCCTCAAGGTAGTGGAAGGCAAGAACGGCATTTTTGTTGGTATGCCGGGCCGTAAAGACTCCAGCGGTAAATGGTATGACAATGTCCACCCCATCACCAAAGAGGCCAGGGAAGAACTGCAGGAAACCATTTTATCTGCATACGAAACAGAAAAGTAAAAGGCGAAAGGGGCAGGAAAAATGTCTAAACAAACAAGAGATCTTGGTTGGCGGGGAGAAAAAATCGCCCTAACATTCTTAAAGAAAAGGCGTTATCATATACTGCAAACCAACTTTTCCTGCCCCCTTGGCGAAATTGACCTGATAGCCAAACAGAGTAACGATATCGTATTTATTGAGGTCAAAACAAGGAAAAGCTTTAATTATGGAATGCCCCTGGATTCTATTACCCAAAAAAAGAAAAGACAGCTTGTAAAAACAGCTTTATTTTACCTGAAAAAATATAAACTAATTCAGGAGCCCTGCCGATTTGACGTAATTTCAGTCTCAATCATTAATCAACAGACTAAACCCAGGATAGAGTTGATCAAGGATGCTTTTTGGTGCGAGGAGGCGTATAAATCATGCTGGCAAGGACAGAATCCAGTACAGTTATAGGAATTAAC
Coding sequences within:
- a CDS encoding SpoVG family protein, whose product is MLTGNGSFKVARLNRLERDDSLKAMVDVVINDNIMIKGLKVVEGKNGIFVGMPGRKDSSGKWYDNVHPITKEAREELQETILSAYETEK
- a CDS encoding YraN family protein translates to MSKQTRDLGWRGEKIALTFLKKRRYHILQTNFSCPLGEIDLIAKQSNDIVFIEVKTRKSFNYGMPLDSITQKKKRQLVKTALFYLKKYKLIQEPCRFDVISVSIINQQTKPRIELIKDAFWCEEAYKSCWQGQNPVQL